A region of Streptomyces sp. NBC_01264 DNA encodes the following proteins:
- a CDS encoding carbohydrate-binding protein, producing MAAGFSEWKVNRQYAENDRVVHFGRQYRCLVTHKSNSASNPATTVKMWQPYAG from the coding sequence ATGGCAGCAGGATTCTCGGAGTGGAAGGTCAACCGGCAGTACGCGGAGAACGACCGTGTCGTCCATTTCGGCAGGCAGTACCGGTGCCTGGTGACGCACAAGTCCAATTCCGCGAGCAACCCGGCGACGACCGTCAAGATGTGGCAGCCCTACGCAGGTTGA
- a CDS encoding LacI family DNA-binding transcriptional regulator yields the protein MPEQSPGSRPTLEAVAARAGVSRATASRVVNGGDGVRKPLVDKVLRAVDELGYVPNHAARTLVTRRTGAVAVVIAEPEVRIFSDPFFSQQIRGISKELTAHDTQLVLLLVEGPGDFDRITRYLSGGHVDGALAFSLHTDDPLPAITRRAGIPTVFGGRPGWTAGPGERAVPYVDADNRGGARAAVQYLRDLGRKRIAHIAGPADQTSATDRLDGYRDVLLDMDPTLVTEGAFTVESGARAMAELLERRPDLDAVFVANDLMASGALRVLRERGIAVPGQVAVVGFDDMDPVAKETDPPLTTVRQDIEGQGRLMARLLLRSLDRTANGAGPDSVITPTMLVRRASA from the coding sequence TTGCCCGAGCAGTCCCCCGGGTCCCGCCCCACCCTGGAAGCCGTCGCGGCGCGTGCGGGAGTCTCCCGGGCCACCGCCTCGCGGGTCGTCAACGGGGGCGACGGGGTCCGCAAGCCGCTGGTCGACAAGGTGCTCCGGGCGGTCGACGAGCTCGGCTACGTCCCCAACCACGCGGCCCGGACGCTGGTGACACGCCGGACGGGCGCGGTGGCCGTCGTCATCGCGGAGCCGGAGGTGCGGATCTTCTCGGACCCCTTCTTCTCCCAGCAGATCCGGGGCATCAGCAAGGAGCTGACCGCCCACGACACCCAGCTCGTGCTGCTGCTGGTGGAGGGGCCGGGCGACTTCGACCGGATCACCCGGTACCTGTCCGGCGGGCACGTCGACGGCGCGCTCGCCTTCTCGCTGCACACGGACGACCCGCTGCCCGCGATCACCCGGCGGGCGGGGATCCCGACCGTGTTCGGGGGCCGGCCCGGCTGGACCGCCGGACCCGGCGAACGGGCCGTTCCGTACGTCGACGCCGACAACCGGGGTGGGGCCCGGGCCGCCGTGCAGTACCTGAGGGACCTCGGGCGCAAGCGCATCGCGCACATCGCCGGACCGGCCGACCAGACCTCGGCGACGGACCGCCTCGACGGCTACCGGGACGTACTGCTGGACATGGATCCGACGCTCGTCACCGAGGGCGCCTTCACCGTGGAGAGCGGGGCGCGGGCGATGGCGGAGCTGCTGGAGCGGCGGCCCGACCTGGACGCGGTGTTCGTCGCGAACGACCTGATGGCCTCGGGGGCGCTACGGGTCCTGCGCGAGCGCGGGATCGCGGTGCCCGGGCAGGTGGCGGTCGTCGGCTTCGACGACATGGATCCGGTGGCCAAGGAGACCGACCCGCCGCTGACCACCGTCAGGCAGGACATCGAGGGCCAGGGGCGGCTGATGGCACGGCTGCTGCTGCGCAGCCTCGACCGCACGGCGAACGGCGCGGGACCCGACTCGGTGATCACTCCGACCATGCTGGTGCGGCGGGCCTCCGCCTGA
- a CDS encoding glycosyl hydrolase yields the protein MATLLAVGLAAVGLGPAASPAAAATIPAGSGSYTDARPAGTSGPTTNTGAPVTPRLTAAARDKPVPTNDWWTSLAYQRYGDNPYSTPMYGHPLTYQAKASGLEVGYPTTPAIVGDGRQYEYAHKADLTVGLTGLNSPDTKADAWSDWTVTPYWADGSRTFRATIGHGMPFVYAKGSGGDARITTASTPTVFADDGNVLGITVAGHHYALFAPTGADWNVSGTTITAGLAGKDYFSLAVLPSTDALATYRRYAFSFVTGSQVAWQSAGGNVRATYTLTTEAKEGTERGTLQALYRHQWLHTTDALTPYTYVSPRGTMKVRESASFTTSQKSNGVLPALPASSGVDRTRLTGYLNEVANAADPFSGASDTYWTGKALGRLAQLVPVADQIGQTAVRDKLLGLMKGRLQEWFTAGGASGFSYDKDWKTLTGYPASYGSDTELNDHHFHYSYYVYAAAVIAQYDPAWAADSAWGTMTKHLIRDTANPSRTDSAYPFLRGFDVYAGHSWASGHQGFAAGNNQESSSESVNLSAGLVLWGAATGDTSLRDLGSYLLTTESEAITQYWFDANEQVFPASYKYGTVGMVWGSGAAYSTWWTANPEEIHGINVLPVTGGSLHLAREKAAITRNIAEMERENGGPAQEWRDLLWEFEALTDPAAAKAKWDGANGNYTPEQGESKAHTYHWINTLGTLGAPDMTVSADLPTSAVFSKNGTRTYAAHNHGSTARTVTFSDGKTLFVPARSTATGTGAGNPDPDPEEPGPSTGNTFRLKTGGVLTTATTDPPGADTLASADGVNRDGTPYRPTVYEVKRVSAQLSAGAATAFRLRVDAGTQVGLAPQVRVSYDLTGDGTFDRTETFRYFATDPVAGWEEYTQAAGAQAVTGSLGELRNGTVRLEIWNALGNGTSQVQTGTDAAVLRIPYA from the coding sequence GTGGCGACGCTCCTGGCCGTCGGCCTCGCCGCCGTCGGCCTGGGCCCGGCCGCCTCCCCGGCGGCCGCCGCCACCATCCCCGCGGGGTCCGGCAGTTACACCGATGCGCGACCCGCCGGGACGTCAGGACCCACGACGAACACGGGCGCCCCCGTCACCCCCAGGCTCACCGCCGCCGCCCGGGACAAGCCGGTCCCGACCAACGACTGGTGGACCTCGCTCGCCTACCAGCGCTACGGCGACAACCCGTACTCCACCCCCATGTACGGCCACCCCCTCACCTACCAGGCCAAGGCCTCCGGGCTGGAGGTCGGCTACCCGACCACGCCCGCGATCGTCGGCGACGGCCGGCAGTACGAGTACGCCCACAAGGCCGACCTGACCGTCGGCCTCACCGGCCTGAACTCTCCGGACACCAAGGCCGATGCCTGGTCGGACTGGACGGTCACCCCCTACTGGGCGGACGGCTCCCGCACCTTCCGGGCCACCATCGGCCACGGCATGCCGTTCGTGTACGCCAAGGGCTCCGGCGGCGACGCCCGCATCACGACCGCCTCCACGCCCACCGTCTTCGCGGACGACGGCAACGTCCTCGGCATCACGGTCGCCGGTCACCACTACGCCCTCTTCGCCCCGACCGGCGCCGACTGGAACGTGTCGGGCACCACGATCACCGCCGGACTCGCGGGCAAGGACTACTTCTCCCTCGCCGTCCTGCCCTCCACGGACGCGCTCGCGACCTACCGCAGGTACGCGTTCAGCTTCGTCACCGGCTCCCAGGTGGCCTGGCAGAGCGCCGGCGGCAACGTCCGGGCGACCTACACCCTGACCACGGAGGCCAAGGAGGGCACCGAGCGCGGAACGCTCCAGGCCCTCTACCGCCACCAGTGGCTGCACACCACCGACGCGCTCACCCCGTACACCTACGTCTCACCGCGCGGCACCATGAAGGTGCGCGAGTCCGCCTCCTTCACCACCAGCCAGAAGAGCAACGGCGTGCTGCCCGCCCTTCCCGCCTCGAGCGGCGTCGACCGGACCCGGTTGACCGGCTACCTCAACGAGGTCGCCAATGCGGCGGACCCCTTCTCCGGGGCCTCCGACACCTACTGGACCGGGAAGGCGCTCGGCCGGCTCGCCCAACTGGTGCCCGTGGCCGACCAGATCGGCCAGACCGCAGTCCGCGACAAGCTCCTCGGCCTGATGAAGGGCCGGCTCCAGGAGTGGTTCACGGCGGGCGGGGCGAGCGGGTTCAGCTACGACAAGGACTGGAAGACCCTCACCGGCTACCCGGCCTCGTACGGCAGCGACACCGAACTCAACGACCACCACTTCCACTACAGCTACTACGTCTACGCCGCGGCGGTCATCGCCCAGTACGACCCGGCCTGGGCGGCGGACTCGGCCTGGGGCACGATGACCAAGCACCTGATCCGCGACACCGCCAACCCGAGCCGCACCGACTCGGCGTACCCCTTCCTGCGCGGCTTCGACGTGTACGCGGGCCACAGCTGGGCCTCCGGCCACCAGGGCTTCGCGGCGGGCAACAACCAGGAGTCCTCGTCGGAGTCCGTCAACCTCAGCGCCGGTCTCGTGCTCTGGGGCGCGGCGACCGGTGACACCTCGCTCCGCGACCTCGGCAGCTACCTGCTGACCACGGAGTCCGAGGCGATCACCCAGTACTGGTTCGACGCGAACGAGCAGGTCTTCCCCGCCTCGTACAAGTACGGCACGGTCGGCATGGTCTGGGGCAGCGGCGCCGCGTACTCCACCTGGTGGACCGCCAACCCGGAGGAGATCCACGGGATCAACGTCCTCCCGGTGACCGGAGGTTCCCTCCACCTGGCCCGAGAGAAGGCCGCCATCACGAGGAACATCGCCGAGATGGAGCGCGAGAACGGCGGCCCGGCCCAGGAGTGGCGCGACCTGCTCTGGGAGTTCGAGGCGCTGACCGATCCGGCTGCGGCGAAGGCCAAATGGGACGGCGCGAACGGCAATTACACCCCCGAGCAGGGCGAGTCCAAGGCGCACACCTACCACTGGATCAACACACTCGGCACACTCGGCGCACCGGACATGACGGTCAGCGCGGACCTGCCCACCTCCGCCGTCTTCAGCAAGAACGGCACCCGCACCTACGCCGCGCACAACCACGGCTCCACCGCACGCACGGTGACCTTCTCGGACGGCAAAACCCTGTTCGTGCCCGCCCGTTCGACGGCCACGGGCACCGGCGCCGGAAATCCGGACCCGGATCCGGAGGAGCCGGGCCCGTCCACCGGCAACACCTTCCGCCTCAAGACCGGCGGAGTCCTCACCACCGCCACCACCGACCCGCCCGGCGCGGACACCCTGGCCTCCGCCGACGGCGTGAACCGGGACGGCACCCCGTACCGGCCGACCGTCTACGAGGTGAAGCGGGTCAGCGCCCAGCTCTCCGCCGGGGCCGCCACCGCGTTCCGCCTCCGGGTGGACGCCGGCACCCAGGTCGGGCTCGCCCCGCAGGTCCGGGTCAGCTACGACCTGACCGGCGACGGCACCTTCGACCGCACCGAAACCTTCCGCTACTTCGCGACCGACCCGGTCGCGGGCTGGGAGGAGTACACGCAGGCGGCCGGCGCGCAGGCCGTCACCGGCAGCCTGGGCGAACTCAGGAACGGCACGGTCCGCCTGGAGATCTGGAACGCGCTGGGCAACGGCACGTCGCAGGTGCAGACGGGTACGGACGCTGCGGTGCTGAGGATCCCGTACGCGTAG
- a CDS encoding ABC transporter substrate-binding protein, which produces MPIARAAKRATARLGAVVLAGALLAACGSSDSPDSSDGAGGKITLTIDLFGSFGFKEAGLYEEYQNLHPDVTIKQSDTQDEADYWKSFQTRLAGGGGLADVQGVEVGRIASVTQQQSDKFQDLKAFGADKLKGQFADAKWSAATTKDGKILGLGTDVGPEAMCFRTDLFRQAGLPTDREELAKKWSTWDGYLELGKEYKKKAPAQSAWLDSVGSLYGVMIGQEKERYYNAAGEMIYETNPAVKTAWDTSVKAAEAGLSAKLDQWSPQWNQAFAAGSFATIPCPAWMLGYVKGQAGDAGKGKWDVAKLPGGAGNWGGSYLSVPRAAKHKEEAYKLIEWLTAPEQQAKVFQKQGNFPSSTGAIAKIADAKDPYFSDAPIGQIFGDAAKESPVQVLGVHDQNVMQQLTNALSEVERKGVSSDTAWATAKKGVANVTG; this is translated from the coding sequence ATGCCCATCGCCCGAGCCGCCAAGAGAGCCACAGCCCGTCTCGGCGCCGTCGTCCTCGCAGGGGCCCTCCTCGCCGCCTGCGGATCCAGCGACTCGCCGGACTCCTCCGACGGCGCGGGCGGAAAGATCACCCTCACGATCGACCTCTTCGGATCATTCGGCTTCAAGGAGGCGGGGCTCTACGAGGAGTACCAGAACCTCCACCCCGACGTGACGATCAAGCAGAGCGACACCCAGGACGAGGCGGACTACTGGAAGTCGTTCCAGACCCGCCTAGCGGGCGGCGGTGGTCTCGCGGACGTGCAGGGCGTCGAGGTGGGCCGGATCGCGTCGGTCACCCAGCAGCAGTCCGACAAGTTCCAGGACCTGAAGGCGTTCGGGGCCGACAAGCTCAAGGGCCAGTTCGCCGACGCCAAGTGGTCCGCGGCGACCACGAAGGACGGCAAGATCCTCGGCCTCGGCACGGACGTGGGCCCGGAGGCCATGTGTTTCCGCACCGACCTCTTCCGGCAGGCCGGTCTCCCCACCGACCGCGAGGAGCTCGCGAAGAAGTGGTCCACGTGGGACGGCTACCTGGAGCTGGGCAAGGAGTACAAGAAGAAGGCCCCCGCCCAGAGCGCCTGGCTGGACAGCGTCGGATCCCTCTACGGGGTCATGATCGGCCAGGAGAAGGAGCGCTACTACAACGCGGCCGGCGAGATGATCTACGAGACCAACCCGGCGGTGAAGACGGCCTGGGACACCTCCGTGAAGGCGGCGGAGGCCGGTCTGAGCGCCAAGCTCGACCAGTGGTCCCCGCAGTGGAACCAGGCCTTCGCCGCCGGTTCGTTCGCCACCATCCCGTGCCCGGCCTGGATGCTCGGCTACGTCAAGGGCCAGGCCGGCGACGCGGGCAAGGGCAAGTGGGACGTCGCCAAACTGCCCGGCGGCGCGGGCAACTGGGGCGGCTCGTACCTCTCCGTCCCGCGTGCGGCCAAGCACAAGGAGGAGGCGTACAAACTGATCGAGTGGCTCACCGCGCCCGAGCAGCAGGCGAAGGTCTTCCAGAAGCAGGGCAACTTCCCCTCCTCGACGGGCGCGATCGCGAAGATCGCGGACGCCAAGGACCCGTACTTCTCGGACGCCCCGATCGGCCAGATCTTCGGTGACGCGGCCAAGGAGTCCCCGGTCCAGGTGCTGGGCGTGCACGACCAGAACGTGATGCAGCAGCTGACGAACGCGCTGAGCGAGGTCGAGCGCAAGGGAGTCTCCTCGGACACGGCGTGGGCGACGGCGAAGAAGGGCGTGGCGAACGTGACCGGCTGA
- a CDS encoding carbohydrate ABC transporter permease, with protein MSPTSTAKAGPRPAGTGSGPGAGPGTGPDDGPAAALRRTWRKASPYAYIAPFFTLFLAFGLFPLLYTAFVSLYRVELQTSGEMEWRGITNYTALFADDYFWISLRNTFTIGVLSTVPQLAMALGLAHLLNYKLRGRTFIRTAVLLPYATSVAAATLVFAQLFGRDFGLINYVIGLIGLGPVDWQTDTVASQIAVSTIVIWRWTGYNALIYLAGMQSIPHELYEAAGIDGASRWRQFIHVTLPGLRPTIVFTVIVSTIGATQLFGEPLLFEGSISGGISHQYQTLGLYMYEQGWGFFHLGRAAAIAWVMFVLIVVLVGVNALIARRRARKEAGR; from the coding sequence GTGTCCCCCACCTCCACCGCGAAGGCCGGACCCCGCCCGGCCGGAACCGGATCCGGTCCCGGAGCCGGCCCCGGGACCGGCCCGGACGACGGTCCGGCAGCCGCTCTCCGGCGTACCTGGCGCAAGGCCTCCCCGTACGCGTACATCGCCCCCTTCTTCACCTTGTTCCTCGCCTTCGGCCTCTTCCCACTCCTCTACACGGCGTTCGTCTCCCTCTATCGCGTCGAGCTCCAGACGAGCGGCGAGATGGAGTGGCGGGGCATCACCAACTACACCGCGCTCTTCGCGGACGACTACTTCTGGATCTCGCTGCGCAACACGTTCACCATCGGTGTGCTGTCCACCGTGCCGCAGCTCGCGATGGCCCTGGGCCTGGCTCATTTGCTCAACTACAAGCTGCGCGGCCGGACCTTCATCAGGACCGCGGTCCTGCTCCCCTACGCGACGTCCGTCGCCGCCGCCACGCTCGTCTTCGCGCAGCTCTTCGGCCGCGACTTCGGGCTGATCAACTACGTGATCGGGCTCATCGGTCTCGGCCCGGTGGACTGGCAGACGGACACGGTCGCCTCGCAGATCGCCGTATCGACGATCGTGATCTGGCGCTGGACCGGCTACAACGCGCTGATCTACCTGGCGGGCATGCAGTCGATCCCGCACGAGCTGTACGAGGCCGCGGGGATCGACGGGGCCTCGCGCTGGCGCCAGTTCATCCACGTGACCCTTCCCGGACTGCGGCCGACCATCGTCTTCACGGTGATCGTCTCGACGATCGGCGCGACCCAGCTCTTCGGTGAGCCGCTGCTGTTCGAGGGGTCGATCTCCGGCGGCATCTCGCACCAGTACCAGACCCTCGGCCTGTACATGTACGAGCAGGGCTGGGGCTTCTTCCACCTGGGGCGGGCCGCGGCCATCGCCTGGGTGATGTTCGTCCTGATCGTGGTGCTCGTCGGGGTCAACGCCCTGATCGCGCGCCGCCGCGCACGCAAGGAGGCCGGCCGATGA
- a CDS encoding carbohydrate ABC transporter permease: protein MTALAPPPTAPAKRRPARERPGGRPWFRGGGGAGKTMTGGWIAYLVLGFALLISAFPFYWTIVAASRSNADLAQVPPSLLPGPNLMKNFEAVLEEADIGKALLNSLIVSGAITVGTVLSCTLAGFAFAKLRFRGRGALLTLTIGTMMIPPQLGVIPLFMLIAELQWVNQLQAVILPGLVSAFGVFFMRQYLIQSLPDELIEAARVDGASTARIFWSIVIPIARPGMAVLGMLTFMTAWNDFFWPVIALSSQEPTVQVALRQLGGGYVNDQSVIMAGTLLGTLPVLLVFGLLGRQIVGGIMQGAVKG, encoded by the coding sequence ATGACCGCGCTCGCCCCACCCCCGACCGCGCCCGCCAAGCGCCGCCCGGCGCGGGAGCGGCCCGGCGGGCGCCCCTGGTTCCGCGGGGGCGGCGGGGCCGGGAAGACGATGACGGGCGGCTGGATCGCGTACCTCGTCCTCGGATTCGCGCTGCTGATCTCGGCGTTCCCCTTCTACTGGACGATCGTCGCGGCCAGCCGGTCCAACGCGGACCTGGCGCAGGTGCCGCCGAGCCTGCTGCCCGGCCCGAACCTGATGAAGAACTTCGAGGCGGTCCTCGAAGAGGCCGACATCGGCAAGGCCCTGCTGAACTCGCTGATCGTCTCGGGGGCCATCACCGTGGGCACGGTGCTGTCCTGCACCCTCGCCGGCTTCGCCTTCGCCAAGCTGCGGTTCCGGGGCCGGGGCGCACTGCTGACGCTGACCATCGGGACGATGATGATCCCGCCCCAGCTCGGTGTGATCCCGCTGTTCATGCTGATCGCCGAACTCCAGTGGGTGAACCAGCTCCAGGCGGTGATCCTGCCGGGTCTGGTGTCGGCGTTCGGGGTGTTCTTCATGCGCCAGTACCTGATCCAGTCGTTGCCCGACGAACTGATCGAGGCGGCCCGCGTGGACGGGGCCTCCACGGCACGCATCTTCTGGTCGATCGTGATCCCGATCGCCCGGCCGGGGATGGCGGTGCTCGGGATGCTCACGTTCATGACGGCGTGGAACGACTTCTTCTGGCCGGTCATCGCGCTGTCCTCACAGGAGCCGACCGTGCAGGTCGCGCTGCGGCAGCTCGGCGGCGGCTACGTCAACGACCAGTCGGTGATCATGGCCGGCACGCTGCTCGGCACGCTGCCGGTGCTGCTCGTCTTCGGCCTGCTGGGCCGGCAGATCGTCGGCGGCATCATGCAGGGAGCGGTGAAGGGCTGA
- a CDS encoding GH1 family beta-glucosidase, which translates to MTAVDARPATSTGTRPATGTGLRFPTGFRWGTATAAYQIEGAATENGRTPSIWDTFSRTPGKVRNGDTGDIAADHLHRMPDDVRLMKELGVTDYRFSVSWPRVQPTGRGPAVERGLDFYRRLVDELLANGIRPVATLYHWDLPQELEDAGGWPERDTAHRFTQYADLVARALGDRVTTWTTLNEPWCGAFLGYGNGVHAPGRTSDLAALRAAHHFNLAHGGAARVLRDRLPPSAEISLTLNLHALRPLTDTAADLDAVRRIDAVANRIFLDPVFHGRLPRDLVEDTAGVTDWAFVRDGDLEVTSTPIDSLGINYYSPSVVSAGSSASPAPWAGAEKHVAFTPAAGPRTAMDWPVDADGLYELLTRLRDELPHLPLLVTENGAAYDDYADPEGQVHDPERVAYLDAHLTAVHRAIQDGVDVRGYFLWSLLDNFEWSYGYSKRFGIVHVDFASQRRTVKDSARWYAEVIARGGLARD; encoded by the coding sequence ATGACCGCTGTCGATGCCCGCCCGGCGACCTCCACGGGCACCCGCCCCGCGACCGGGACGGGACTCCGCTTCCCCACCGGATTCCGTTGGGGCACGGCCACCGCCGCCTACCAGATCGAGGGAGCCGCCACCGAGAACGGCCGGACACCCTCCATCTGGGACACCTTCAGCCGCACGCCCGGCAAGGTCCGCAACGGTGACACCGGTGACATCGCCGCCGACCACCTGCACCGGATGCCCGACGACGTGAGGCTGATGAAGGAGCTCGGCGTCACGGACTACCGCTTCTCCGTCTCCTGGCCCCGGGTGCAGCCGACGGGGCGGGGCCCGGCCGTGGAGCGCGGCCTGGACTTCTACCGGCGCCTGGTGGACGAGCTGCTGGCGAACGGCATCAGGCCGGTCGCGACGCTCTACCACTGGGACCTCCCGCAGGAGCTGGAGGACGCGGGCGGCTGGCCCGAACGGGACACCGCACACCGGTTCACGCAGTACGCGGACCTGGTGGCCCGGGCGCTGGGCGACCGGGTGACGACGTGGACCACCTTGAACGAGCCCTGGTGCGGGGCGTTCCTCGGGTACGGGAACGGGGTCCACGCCCCCGGCCGCACCAGCGACCTCGCCGCGCTGCGGGCCGCCCACCACTTCAACCTGGCGCACGGCGGAGCCGCCCGCGTCCTGCGCGACCGCCTCCCGCCGAGCGCCGAGATCTCCCTGACGCTGAACCTCCACGCCCTGCGCCCGTTGACGGACACCGCGGCGGACCTCGACGCGGTGCGCCGGATCGACGCGGTGGCGAACCGGATCTTCCTGGACCCGGTCTTCCACGGGCGGCTGCCGAGGGACCTGGTGGAGGACACGGCGGGGGTCACGGACTGGGCGTTCGTCCGGGACGGCGATCTGGAGGTCACATCCACCCCGATCGACTCGCTGGGCATCAACTACTACTCCCCCAGCGTGGTTTCGGCGGGCTCCTCCGCTTCCCCCGCACCCTGGGCGGGCGCCGAGAAGCACGTGGCGTTCACCCCGGCGGCGGGCCCGCGCACGGCGATGGACTGGCCGGTGGACGCGGACGGCCTGTACGAGCTGCTGACCCGGCTGCGGGACGAACTCCCACACCTCCCCCTCCTGGTGACGGAGAACGGGGCGGCGTACGACGACTACGCGGACCCGGAGGGCCAGGTCCACGACCCGGAGCGGGTGGCGTACCTGGACGCGCACCTGACGGCCGTGCACCGGGCGATCCAGGACGGTGTGGACGTACGCGGCTACTTCCTGTGGAGCCTGCTGGACAACTTCGAATGGTCGTACGGCTACAGCAAGCGCTTCGGCATCGTCCACGTGGACTTCGCGTCCCAGCGCCGGACGGTGAAGGACAGCGCGCGCTGGTACGCGGAGGTGATCGCGCGGGGCGGGCTGGCGCGGGACTGA
- a CDS encoding VOC family protein encodes MNWTLEVVLVPVTDMDRSKEFYADKVGFTLDLDSEVAPGVRIIQLTPPGSRCSIALEHGMPPAPGARQMAPGTLQGLQLCVTDIEAAREELTARGVEVSPVRHVGEKGWEDGKGDTWNSFLTFSDPDGNGWVVQEAPSELSER; translated from the coding sequence ATGAACTGGACGCTCGAAGTAGTTCTGGTCCCTGTCACCGACATGGACCGGTCGAAGGAGTTCTACGCGGACAAGGTCGGCTTCACCCTCGACCTCGACAGCGAGGTCGCGCCCGGCGTCCGCATCATCCAGCTGACCCCGCCCGGCTCACGCTGTTCGATCGCGCTGGAGCACGGGATGCCCCCGGCGCCCGGTGCGCGCCAGATGGCACCGGGCACGCTGCAGGGCCTGCAGCTCTGCGTCACCGACATCGAGGCCGCGCGGGAGGAACTGACGGCCCGCGGTGTAGAGGTGTCGCCGGTGCGGCACGTGGGCGAGAAGGGCTGGGAGGACGGCAAGGGCGACACCTGGAACTCCTTCCTGACCTTCTCCGACCCGGACGGAAACGGCTGGGTGGTCCAGGAAGCGCCCTCGGAGCTGTCGGAACGCTGA
- a CDS encoding saccharopine dehydrogenase family protein translates to MRVLLVGAGGVGSAIAKIAARRGFFDRFVVADYDPARAEAAVAALGAEEQRFLACRADASDEEEIARLLTEHGCDVLMNATDPRFVMPLFNAALAAGTHYVDMAMSLSRPHPGDPYGTCGVKLGDEQFERAAEWEKSGRLALVGMGVEPGLSDVFARYAAEELFDDIEEIGIRDGADLSVEGYDFAPSFNIWTTIEECLNPPVVYERERGWFTTEPFSEPEVFDFPEGIGPVECVNVEHEEVLLVPRWVGARRVTFKYGLGDDFIGKLKTLHALGLDSTEPVTVRGEDGSPVRVSPRDVVAACLPDPATLGDRMTGRTCAGTWVKGTKDDLPREVYLYHVVDNQWSMREYGSQAVVWQTAVNPVVALELLAAGVWSGSGVLGPEALPPRPFLDLLTAYGSPWAMREQDPSPAGGAGGR, encoded by the coding sequence ATGCGTGTTCTGCTTGTGGGCGCCGGCGGTGTCGGGAGCGCGATCGCCAAGATCGCCGCCCGCCGCGGCTTCTTCGACCGATTCGTCGTCGCCGACTACGACCCGGCCCGGGCCGAGGCCGCGGTCGCCGCCCTGGGGGCGGAGGAGCAGCGTTTCCTCGCCTGCCGGGCGGACGCCTCCGACGAGGAGGAGATCGCCCGCCTGCTCACCGAGCACGGGTGCGACGTCCTGATGAACGCCACCGACCCGCGGTTCGTCATGCCGCTGTTCAACGCCGCGCTCGCGGCCGGCACCCACTACGTGGACATGGCCATGTCCCTGTCCCGACCGCACCCCGGGGACCCGTACGGCACCTGCGGGGTGAAGCTCGGCGACGAGCAGTTCGAACGGGCCGCCGAGTGGGAGAAGTCGGGCCGGCTCGCACTCGTCGGCATGGGTGTGGAGCCCGGTCTCTCGGACGTCTTCGCCCGCTACGCCGCCGAGGAACTCTTCGACGACATCGAGGAGATCGGCATCAGGGACGGAGCCGATCTGTCCGTCGAGGGCTACGACTTCGCACCGTCCTTCAACATCTGGACGACGATCGAGGAGTGCCTGAACCCTCCCGTGGTGTACGAGCGCGAGCGCGGCTGGTTCACCACCGAACCGTTCAGCGAGCCCGAGGTCTTCGACTTCCCCGAGGGCATCGGCCCCGTCGAGTGCGTCAACGTCGAGCACGAGGAGGTCCTCCTCGTCCCGCGCTGGGTCGGGGCCCGCCGGGTCACCTTCAAGTACGGCCTCGGCGACGACTTCATCGGCAAGCTCAAGACCCTCCACGCGCTCGGCCTGGACTCCACCGAACCGGTCACCGTCCGTGGCGAGGACGGCAGTCCGGTCCGCGTCTCACCGCGCGACGTGGTCGCGGCCTGCCTGCCGGACCCGGCGACCCTCGGGGACCGGATGACCGGCCGGACCTGCGCAGGGACCTGGGTCAAGGGCACCAAGGACGACCTGCCCCGCGAGGTGTACCTCTACCACGTGGTCGACAACCAGTGGTCCATGCGCGAGTACGGCTCCCAGGCCGTGGTCTGGCAGACCGCCGTCAACCCGGTGGTGGCACTGGAACTGCTCGCCGCCGGGGTGTGGTCCGGATCCGGAGTGCTCGGCCCGGAGGCCCTGCCGCCCCGCCCCTTCCTGGACCTCCTCACGGCGTACGGATCCCCCTGGGCGATGCGGGAACAGGACCCGAGCCCGGCGGGTGGCGCCGGCGGGCGCTGA